In the genome of Terribacillus sp. FSL K6-0262, one region contains:
- the guaB gene encoding IMP dehydrogenase, whose product MREDKFTKEGLTFDDVLLVPAKSEVLPRDVKFQTKLTKNITLNIPLISAGMDTVTEASMAIAMARQGGLGIIHKNMSIEEQAEQVDRVKRSESGVITDPFFLCPENQVFDAEHLMGKFRISGVPIVNNKEEQKLIGILTNRDLRFVQDYSIAISDVMTKEDLVTAPVGTTLDEAEKILQKHKIEKLPLVDEKGVLKGLITIKDIEKVIEFPNSAKDKHGRLLVGAAVGVTGDAMTRISKLVEAGVDVLVVDTAHGHSKGVLEQVKAIKEKFPEVDLIAGNVATAEGTRALIEAGADVVKVGIGPGSICTTRVVAGVGVPQITAVNDCAVEADKHGVSIIADGGIKYSGDIAKAIAAGGHAVMLGSMFAGTTESPGETEIFQGRQYKVYRGMGSVGAMKSGSKDRYFQGETEEAKKLVPEGIEGRVAYKGALADTVHQLLGGLRASMGYCGAPDLAYFRENAQFIRMTGAGLRESHPHDIQITKEAPNYSIN is encoded by the coding sequence ATGCGGGAAGACAAGTTTACAAAAGAGGGTTTGACTTTTGATGATGTCTTGCTTGTACCGGCAAAATCAGAAGTGCTGCCCCGTGATGTGAAGTTCCAGACAAAATTGACGAAAAATATCACTTTGAATATCCCATTGATCAGTGCTGGCATGGATACTGTAACAGAGGCAAGCATGGCCATTGCCATGGCTAGACAGGGTGGACTTGGGATCATCCACAAAAACATGTCCATCGAGGAGCAAGCTGAGCAGGTGGATCGCGTCAAACGTTCGGAAAGCGGCGTTATCACGGACCCATTCTTCTTATGCCCGGAAAACCAAGTATTCGATGCAGAGCATCTGATGGGCAAATTCCGCATTTCAGGTGTGCCAATCGTTAACAATAAAGAAGAACAGAAGCTGATCGGTATCCTGACAAATCGCGATCTTCGTTTCGTACAGGATTACTCCATCGCGATCTCCGATGTCATGACGAAGGAAGACTTGGTGACAGCACCTGTGGGCACTACATTGGATGAGGCCGAGAAAATCCTTCAGAAGCATAAAATCGAAAAGCTTCCGCTTGTCGATGAGAAGGGTGTACTGAAGGGCTTGATCACGATCAAAGATATCGAGAAAGTGATCGAATTCCCGAATTCCGCAAAAGATAAACATGGCCGTCTATTAGTCGGCGCTGCTGTCGGGGTAACTGGTGACGCAATGACACGCATCAGCAAACTGGTGGAAGCTGGAGTGGATGTCCTTGTCGTGGATACTGCGCATGGTCATTCCAAAGGCGTTTTGGAGCAAGTGAAGGCAATCAAGGAGAAATTCCCTGAAGTTGATTTGATTGCAGGAAACGTAGCAACAGCTGAAGGCACACGTGCCTTGATCGAAGCTGGTGCCGATGTAGTCAAAGTCGGGATCGGACCTGGCTCCATTTGTACAACGCGTGTTGTGGCGGGTGTCGGTGTACCGCAAATCACCGCTGTCAATGATTGTGCAGTCGAAGCTGACAAGCATGGTGTTTCCATCATTGCCGATGGCGGAATCAAGTACTCCGGCGATATTGCGAAAGCAATTGCTGCAGGCGGACATGCTGTCATGCTCGGAAGCATGTTTGCAGGTACGACGGAAAGCCCTGGGGAAACTGAAATCTTCCAAGGCCGTCAATATAAAGTATACCGTGGAATGGGTTCTGTCGGAGCCATGAAATCCGGTTCCAAGGATCGCTACTTCCAAGGTGAAACGGAAGAAGCGAAGAAATTGGTACCGGAAGGCATCGAAGGACGTGTCGCATACAAAGGAGCTTTGGCTGATACGGTTCATCAGCTGCTTGGCGGTTTGCGTGCAAGCATGGGCTACTGCGGCGCTCCTGATTTGGCTTACTTCCGCGAGAATGCACAGTTCATCCGTATGACTGGTGCAGGTCTGCGCGAAAGCCACCCGCATGATATCCAAATTACAAAAGAAGCACCGAACTATTCCATCAACTAA
- a CDS encoding YaaC family protein — MHDENVSTFFSYLEAEDAALTFLQNSYRHLDIPDAETRSYQNISAFLAYLEHGKSYYAYGKNAPLLMKPVLLFYGMTHFMKASLLLTRPAYPESTADLAHGLSTRKRKKRDYQFILDEVMLQQRGLFPYFSRYVCKRDIPAVKKVSMGDMLRLIPELQDLLSLQQEKRSLVEAGRKKDIIVLPDCLLDDFQYTKRRFLAFLQSYSYQATEQAPLSLQPPDSLWQAAGPLFYNPLSQQYYFIRQSYWSGFHECMAHYALSYNLSMICRYEAEWWMDLLHINRRNEYPLIMRFLEITADKFPLLIGSYMLKHFQDIKKAR, encoded by the coding sequence ATGCATGATGAAAACGTATCCACCTTCTTTTCTTATCTTGAAGCAGAGGATGCAGCTCTTACCTTCCTGCAAAACAGCTACCGGCATCTCGACATACCAGATGCAGAAACACGCAGCTACCAGAATATTTCCGCTTTCCTAGCTTATCTGGAACACGGCAAGTCTTATTACGCCTATGGAAAAAACGCTCCGCTATTGATGAAACCTGTTTTATTATTTTACGGAATGACCCATTTTATGAAGGCTAGTTTGCTCCTGACACGCCCTGCCTATCCGGAATCCACTGCTGATTTGGCACATGGCCTCTCCACCAGGAAGCGAAAAAAACGGGATTATCAGTTCATCCTGGATGAAGTCATGTTACAGCAGCGCGGCTTATTCCCGTATTTTTCCCGTTATGTGTGCAAGCGGGACATCCCGGCTGTCAAAAAGGTTTCCATGGGGGATATGCTGCGGCTTATACCTGAACTCCAGGATCTCCTTTCCTTGCAGCAGGAAAAAAGGAGTCTCGTCGAAGCAGGCAGGAAAAAAGATATCATCGTACTTCCGGATTGCTTACTCGACGACTTCCAATATACAAAACGCCGCTTTTTGGCATTCCTGCAATCATACTCCTACCAGGCAACCGAACAGGCGCCGCTTTCCCTGCAGCCGCCGGACTCCCTTTGGCAGGCTGCAGGGCCCCTGTTTTACAATCCATTAAGCCAGCAATACTATTTTATCCGGCAAAGCTATTGGAGCGGCTTTCATGAATGCATGGCCCATTATGCACTTTCCTACAATTTAAGCATGATATGCCGCTATGAAGCGGAATGGTGGATGGATCTATTGCATATCAACCGGCGTAATGAATATCCGCTCATCATGCGTTTTCTGGAAATCACTGCGGATAAATTCCCCTTATTGATAGGATCGTATATGCTGAAGCATTTCCAGGATATAAAAAAAGCACGCTAG
- a CDS encoding HD domain-containing phosphohydrolase: protein MIVSANQLVAGCIVTADVMGKSGLPLIKSKTILTDTEVFYLRKLLVKEVTVASHLSDGSTFIPKEESFVSNPDTITEVHFLDAYAEAIEGYQKHFHTWQHGGAVDIPLHRNHILPVLEKVRKWDGNVFNLPAYREQSDYLPEHAAGTAALVAAVLQRANFPEADIKQIGLAAFLADCGMSKLKQPYHIQKRRLHDKDLVDVQRHPTLSYRMVEDASILSSKAKLAILQHHEQADGTGYPLRLPKEKIHPFASLLSICDTYHALISNRPYQAAVSPYEAVDIILKEQFKRFDPVMIKHFIQAFVDAQQNTKVRLSTGEIAEVVFTDNNHPARPMVREEQTGQVKALKDMPHICITEIISR, encoded by the coding sequence ATGATCGTCTCAGCCAATCAACTCGTCGCTGGCTGTATCGTGACAGCCGATGTCATGGGTAAAAGCGGCCTGCCACTCATAAAAAGTAAGACCATACTGACTGATACGGAAGTTTTCTATTTACGGAAGCTGCTCGTGAAGGAAGTGACGGTCGCAAGTCATTTGTCTGATGGCAGTACGTTCATTCCTAAGGAAGAGTCTTTCGTAAGCAATCCAGATACGATAACAGAAGTGCATTTTTTGGATGCATATGCAGAAGCCATTGAAGGCTACCAAAAGCATTTCCATACTTGGCAGCATGGCGGTGCTGTGGATATCCCCTTGCATCGGAATCATATTCTTCCTGTTTTGGAGAAGGTCCGCAAGTGGGACGGCAATGTTTTCAATCTGCCCGCATATCGTGAGCAATCCGATTACCTGCCGGAGCATGCAGCAGGCACAGCCGCTCTTGTGGCGGCTGTATTGCAAAGAGCCAATTTCCCTGAAGCTGACATCAAGCAAATCGGTTTGGCTGCTTTCCTGGCTGATTGCGGTATGTCCAAACTAAAACAGCCTTATCATATCCAGAAACGTCGTCTTCATGACAAGGACCTGGTTGATGTCCAGCGGCATCCCACTTTGTCCTATCGGATGGTTGAGGATGCCTCCATCCTTTCGTCCAAAGCGAAGCTTGCCATCCTTCAGCATCACGAGCAAGCAGATGGGACGGGTTATCCGCTGCGATTACCGAAGGAGAAGATACACCCATTTGCCAGTCTCCTCTCGATTTGCGATACTTATCACGCTTTGATATCCAATCGGCCTTATCAAGCTGCCGTATCACCATATGAAGCGGTCGATATCATTCTGAAGGAACAATTCAAGCGCTTTGATCCAGTGATGATCAAGCATTTCATCCAGGCATTTGTCGATGCCCAGCAAAATACGAAGGTCAGGTTATCCACCGGGGAGATCGCAGAGGTCGTCTTCACGGATAACAACCATCCTGCCAGGCCGATGGTCCGCGAGGAGCAGACCGGGCAAGTCAAAGCCTTGAAGGATATGCCGCATATATGCATCACTGAGATCATTTCGAGATGA